The following are encoded in a window of Mustela nigripes isolate SB6536 chromosome 1, MUSNIG.SB6536, whole genome shotgun sequence genomic DNA:
- the LOC132011719 gene encoding olfactory receptor 51H1-like — MTMNSNASQANHHSFILTGIPGMPDKNAWMAFPLGFLYTLTLLGNGTILVVIKVDESLHEPMYYFLSILALTDISLSMSTLPSMLSIFWFNAPEIPFDACITQMFFIHGFGVVESGVLVSMAFDRFVAIRDPLRYASVLTHGIIGKIGITVLIRAICVVFPVPFLIKRLPFCRSNVLSHSYCLHQDAMRLACASTRINSLYGLIIVIFTLGLDALIILFSYALILKTVLGIASRDERLKALNTCLSHICAVLLFYIPLIGVTMIHRFGKHLSPVVHTLMANIYLLLPPVLNPIVYSVKTKQIQRRIINMFQRKMNRT, encoded by the coding sequence ATGACAATGAACTCAAATGCATCACAGGCCAACCATCACAGTTTCATTTTAACAGGTATCCCTGGGATGCCAGATAAAAATGCATGGATGGCCTTTCCCTTGGGATTTCTCTACACACTAACTCTCCTGGGAAATGGTACCATTTTGGTTGTCATCAAGGTAGATGAGAGTCTCCATGAGCCTATGTACTACTTCCTCTCCATCTTGGCTCTCACTGATATTAGTCTCTCCATGTCCACCTTGCCCTCCATGCTCAGCATCTTCTGGTTTAATGCCCCTGAAATTCCCTTTGATGCGTGCATTACACAGATGTTTTTCATCCATGGATTTGGAGTGGTAGAATCAGGAGTTTTAGTGTCCATGGCCTTTGACAGATTTGTGGCCATCCGAGACCCATTACGCTATGCTTCTGTCCTCACCCATGGCATCATTGGAAAGATTGGAATAACTGTCCTCATCCGGGCAATCTGTGTAGTCTTCCCTGTTCCCTTCCTTATAAAGCGGCTACCGTTTTGCCGTTCCAATGTCTTGTCTCATTCATACTGTCTCCACCAAGATGCAATGCGGCTAGCCTGTGCCAGCACCCGCATTAACAGTCTCTATGGACTCATCATAGTCATCTTCACATTGGGGCTGGATGCCctcatcattctcttttcttatgCGCTCATCTTAAAGACTGTGCTGGGCATTGCTTCCAGAGATGAAAGGCTCAAAGCCCTCAACACCTGCCTCTCTCACATCTGTGCTGTGCTCCTCTTCTATATTCCTCTCATTGGTGTCACCATGATCCACAGATTTGGGAAGCATTTGTCACCAGTAGTCCACACACTCATGGCCAATATCTATCTGTTACTCCCCCCTGTACTCAATCCCATTGTCTATAGTGTGAAGACCAAGCAGATACAAAGGCGGATCATAAACATGTTCCAGAGGAAAATGAACAGGACCTAG
- the LOC132011729 gene encoding olfactory receptor 51H1-like, whose amino-acid sequence MADNNHSYFQHPYFVLTGIPGLEQKYYWMAFPLGAIYVIALFGNGVIISTIKSESSLHIPMYYFLCMLALADMGLALCTLPSMLGIFWFNHKSIAFDACLVQMYFIHTFSAIESGVLVAMALDRVVAIWNPLRYGTILTNGVVCRTGTVILTRAVCVVFPVPFLIKRLPFYRSNILSHSFCLHQDVMRLACASTRVNSLYGLIAVVFTKGSDSLSILLSYVFILRTVMAIASGEGRLKALNTCVSHICAVLIFYVPLIGVSVIHRFGKHLSPLTHALMANAYLLVPPVLNPIVYTVKTKEIRKKIIQIFVQSKITAEG is encoded by the coding sequence ATGGCAGATAATAACCACTCTTACTTCCAACACCCTTACTTTGTCTTAACTGGAATTCCAGGGCTTGAACAAAAGTATTATTGGATGGCATTCCCATTGGGTGCTATATATGTCATTGCTCTCTTTGGCAATGGTGTCATCATCTCTACCATCAAGTCTGAATCATCCCTGCATATCCCCATGTACTATTTTCTGTGCATGCTAGCATTGGCAGACATGGGGCTTGCCCTTTGTACTTTGCCCTCTATGCTAGGCATATTCTGGTTTAACCACAAGTCCATTGCCTTTGATGCCTGCCTTGTTCAGATGTACTTCATTCACACCTTCTCCGCCATTGAATCTGGAGTCCTGGTGGCCATGGCCCTTGATCGGGTTGTTGCCATCTGGAACCCGCTCAGGTATGGTACCATCCTAACCAATGGTGTGGTCTGCAGAACAGGGACAGTCATCTTGACAAGGGCAGTGTGTGTGGTCTTTCCTGTGCCTTTCCTCATCAAACGACTTCCCTTCTATCGCTCCAatattctctcccactccttctgcctccACCAAGATGTCATGCGCCTTGCCTGTGCCAGCACCCGGGTCAACAGTCTCTATGGCCTCATTGCTGTCGTCTTCACCAAGGGTTCTGActccctctccatcctcctctcCTATGTGTTCATACTCCGAACAGTAATGGCCATTGCCTCAGGGGAGGGCCGGCTGAAGGCACTCAACACCTGTGTTTCACACATCTGTGCTGTACTCATCTTCTATGTTCCACTTATTGGGGTGTCTGTCATTCATCGTTTTGGAAAGCACCTTTCACCACTGACTCATGCCCTTATGGCTAATGCCTACCTTCTTGTACCCCCTGTGCTGAACCCTATAGTCTATACTGTGAAGACCAAGGAGATACGAAAGAAAATCATCCAAATATTTGTTCAAAGCAAGATTACTGCAGAGGGTTAA